The region GAACAGGTCGCAATATAAGTCTACCGTATATTATGCGATTAACAATGGACGGTGGTACGCCGTCAGATGTGAGGCATCGGAAGACAATTACCATGCCTTCAAAGACACATTTGAGGAAATCATAAAAAGCTTCAAGTTTCTCGGTAATTAATAAATAAACCCTTTCTAAATTGGCTTGACACCTTCCATAGGTAGCATTGACAAAGGCACTAAAATAATGCTAAGTTTAAAGTCTTAGAGGTGATTTCATGTATGCGATAATACAAACAGGTGGAAAGCAATACAGGGTCTCGGAGGGAGACAGTATTAAAGTAGAGAAGCTCCCCGGGGAGACAGGCTCAGAGATAAGATTAGACAGGGTAGTTGCACTCATAAAAGACTCAGGGAGTGTTTTTGGAAACCCTTATGTCTCAGGTGCTTCTGTGGTTGCAGAGGTGATGGGCTCTGGTAAAAAGGAAAAGGTTATTGTATTCAAGCAGAGGCCAAGAAAGGGCTTTAGAAAATTAACAGGGCACAGACAGCCCTTCACGACCCTGAAGATAAAGGAGATACAGGGAGGCTGATATGGCACATAAAAAAGGCGTTGGCTCTACAAGAAATGGCAGGGATTCGGAATCAAAGCGTCTTGGAGTTAAAAGATTTGGAGGACAGTTTGTCAGAGGAGGCACTATATTAGTAAGACAAAGAGGGACGAGATTTCATCCTGGTCTTAATGTGCAGAAGGGCTCTGATGACACCTTGTTTTCGAGGATAGACGGGGTTGTCTCATTCGAAAGAAAAAATAGGGATAAAATGCAGATAAGCGTTTATCCTGTCGAGGCAACAGTTTAAATTGGCATTGCCCCTGAATGGGGTAAATCTATTTCATCGAGGCGGTTGAAACCGCCTTTTTTGTTTTAAAATAAGGCAAAACGATGCAATTTATAGATTATGTAAAAATATCCGTTAAGGCAGGTAATGGCGGAAGAGGCTGTGTGAGCTTTAGAAGGGAAAAGTATGTCCCCCG is a window of Nitrospirota bacterium DNA encoding:
- the rpmA gene encoding 50S ribosomal protein L27 — encoded protein: MAHKKGVGSTRNGRDSESKRLGVKRFGGQFVRGGTILVRQRGTRFHPGLNVQKGSDDTLFSRIDGVVSFERKNRDKMQISVYPVEATV
- the rplU gene encoding 50S ribosomal protein L21 translates to MYAIIQTGGKQYRVSEGDSIKVEKLPGETGSEIRLDRVVALIKDSGSVFGNPYVSGASVVAEVMGSGKKEKVIVFKQRPRKGFRKLTGHRQPFTTLKIKEIQGG